DNA from Nocardioides yefusunii:
GATTCAAATGCCCCGGAAATGCGAAGGGCCCCGCACCACCTGAGCGGTACGGGGTCCTCCCATGAAACAAGGTCAGCGCACGCGCGCCAGCACAAGACGAGCCTGACGGGCCACGGCCTCGTCGAGCATCCGACCGCGGGAGTCGACAGCCACACCGGAGCCGGCGTTCGCCAGAGCGTCGAGGACCTCGCGAGCCCAGGCGACCTTCTCCTCCGAGGGCGTGAAGACCTCGTTCGCGACCGCGGCCTGCGCCGGGTGGATGCAGGCACGGCCCACGAAGCCCATCCGGGCCAGCGCCTCGGTCGAGGCGCGGTAGGCCTCGAGGTCGCGGAACTCGGTCGAGACCGGGGCGATCGGCGGCGCGATGCCGGCGGCCGAGGAGGCGAAGACGACGAACGAACGCGAGAACAGCAGCTCACGCTCGTCCCCACCGACCTCGATGCCGACGTCGGCCTTCAGGTCGGCCTCGCCCACCTGGAGACGCTCGACGCGCGGGGCCAGGGCGATCTCGCGAGCAGAGAGGACGGCGCCGGCCGACTCCAGCAGCGGGACCAGCTTGGCCTTCGACCCGAGCTTGGTCAGACGCTCGTCCAGCTCGACGATCTCGGCGGCGGTCTCGGTCTTGGCGACCACGAAGCCCTCGAGCTCGTCGCACTCGGCGATCGCGTCGACGTCGAGGAAGCGGTCCTCGCCCGCGTTGATGCGGACCCAGATCTTGACGTCGGTCTTCTCGATGCCGTCGAGCCAGGCGAACACGACGTCGCGTGCGAGCGCCTTGTTGGCCGGGGCAACGGCGTCCTCGAGGTCGACGATCAACTCGTCGGCACCCCGGTCAAGCGCCTTGCGGAGCTTGTCGGGGGCATCACCGGGAACGTACAGCGCGGAACGAGAAAGCATCAACCGACCTTCGTCTCACCCTTGAGCAGGGACTTGGCAACAACAGTGCGAAGGATGTCATTGGTCCCTTCACCGATGGACATGAGGATCGAGTCACGGTAGAGACGCTCGACCTCGAACTCGGTGGAGTAGCCGTATCCGCCGTGGATCTTGAGCGAGTCGATGGCCGACTGCAGGGCCACCTCGGAGCAGAAGATCTTCGCCATGCCGGTGGCACCATCGGCGCGACCGTCGCGGACGGCGTCGGCGGCCCAGTAGGTCATGAGGCGGGCGGCCTGGACCTGGGTGCCGAGCTCACCGAGCTTGGCCTGGATCAGTTGGAACTCGGCAATGGCCTTGCCGAACGCCTTGCGCTCCTGCGAGTAGGACAGGGCCTCCTCGTAGGCGCGCTGGGCGATGCCGGTGGAGCGGGCGGCGATGTTGACGCGGCCCCACTCGAGAGCGGAGAGGACCTGCTTCATGCCGATGCCCTCGACGCCACCCAGGAGCTGGTCCTTGTGGACGCGGACGTTGTCGAGCAGGATCTCGCAGGACTCGGTGCCCTTGTAGCCGAGCTTGGGGATGTCCTTGGTGACCTCGAAGCCCGGGGTGCCGGCCTCGATCAGGATCACCGACATGCCCTTGTGCGCCGGCGAGGCCGACGGGTCGGTCTTGACCAGGACGGGCAGCGGGTCGGCGTAACGGGCGTTGGTGATCCACATCTTCGAACCGTTGATGACGTAGTGGTCACCCTCGAGGCGTGCGGTGGTGCGGATGCCCTGCAGGTCGGTGCCCGCGTCGGCCTCGGTGAGGCCGATGCCGGTGCGGCGCTTGCCGGTGGCGAGGTCGGGAAGGTACTTGTTCTTCTGCTCCTCGGTGCCGTGCATGGCGATGAGGCGGCAGGCCAGGGAGTGCGAGCCGAGGATGCCGGC
Protein-coding regions in this window:
- a CDS encoding acyl-CoA dehydrogenase family protein; the encoded protein is MDFKFNDDQREFKALLRQFVDNEIIPVARDWEQSGRYPTEIVDGMKDMGLFGITVPEEYGGLDLDPVSFGLVFEEIARGWMGIAGILGSHSLACRLIAMHGTEEQKNKYLPDLATGKRRTGIGLTEADAGTDLQGIRTTARLEGDHYVINGSKMWITNARYADPLPVLVKTDPSASPAHKGMSVILIEAGTPGFEVTKDIPKLGYKGTESCEILLDNVRVHKDQLLGGVEGIGMKQVLSALEWGRVNIAARSTGIAQRAYEEALSYSQERKAFGKAIAEFQLIQAKLGELGTQVQAARLMTYWAADAVRDGRADGATGMAKIFCSEVALQSAIDSLKIHGGYGYSTEFEVERLYRDSILMSIGEGTNDILRTVVAKSLLKGETKVG
- a CDS encoding HpcH/HpaI aldolase/citrate lyase family protein; translation: MLSRSALYVPGDAPDKLRKALDRGADELIVDLEDAVAPANKALARDVVFAWLDGIEKTDVKIWVRINAGEDRFLDVDAIAECDELEGFVVAKTETAAEIVELDERLTKLGSKAKLVPLLESAGAVLSAREIALAPRVERLQVGEADLKADVGIEVGGDERELLFSRSFVVFASSAAGIAPPIAPVSTEFRDLEAYRASTEALARMGFVGRACIHPAQAAVANEVFTPSEEKVAWAREVLDALANAGSGVAVDSRGRMLDEAVARQARLVLARVR